The Watersipora subatra chromosome 1, tzWatSuba1.1, whole genome shotgun sequence genome has a window encoding:
- the LOC137391278 gene encoding GPI ethanolamine phosphate transferase 3-like — MAACSGLLTLLLFIFSAFTGLLIFARGFLLNRVAFTNATHSSSLPSYPQQYSKAIVLVIDALRYDFVAPQPNSHLAYHNKMPFVQSLINDYRHQTRLYKFIADPPTTTMQRLKGLTTGSLPTFVDAGSNFASSEINEDNIIQQLINNNKSVVFMGDDTWESLFPGRFLRSYPFPSFNVFDLHTVDRGVKKHLLPEIKTEDYSLLIGHFLGVDHCGHRYSPDHPAMANKLTEMDDVIRSVVENLDNDTILIALGDHGMTKTGDHGGDSQPEVNSALLLHSMRPEVWSEDQVLKQVSQIDLVPTLAHLLGVPVPYSNLGALITEVAFEHKAVDADMLLLKALAANQNQISNYLSHYNQISNDLPGPEMAVLDEMESSMQPSSSVSKPARLKQADRYLRYMKKAKEMCQRVWAKFDINLMLIGCLQVLYTILLHAMSLWGVTQPSTTYEVCLCQLALTFTSLVVSYLATPALYSAIIQSFLFTLCIVICLSSRQKVWGASLADLLSLACLAGLCLCSLSNSLLVYEDKCSHYLTQSVLLLTWLTHVLTIIKRDLPKGKDRNKLSTCLVKVGKSNSTYLLFSLSILVRLGHVFGACREEQDGCEVSLFFTPLSSLHGELGTYKSIRFWLMSVPAVVLPVAAVRRVLTVRGHLNGRSPLTLAATYALSIISLLVVFDWAAGNAIALQVWQRTLFARAVYFIVIGTVILAFSWPKAIYSLSNSSRTIEYDGSVSSLYNYLKRSLESKASENSHPLVYGLGTIYSAVYIIMATTLALVLLMIAGDGMACSLTFLFCTLFLYLDLHQSVIKQQIDSSISSALCWYLIAKYFFYATGQQQTITSIRWDAAFHGFAQDHSSHIVPAILLFASTFSSQILCSLLLPMLLIVTESPQSIVRSLQVCPPRSISGLGEITLVEQEPETRQRLLRLFIVYLLSHLCKSFASLGAAVLLRRHLMVWKIFAPAFIYEGASFIVTSFACILSYMLFMRITHSLQTYLSKFSLVHSD, encoded by the exons ATGGCTGCTTGCTCGGGCCTCTTGACTTTGTTACTCTTCATTTTCTCTGCTTTTACCGGACTTCTAATATTTGCAAGAGGTTTCTTGCTCAACCGAGTCGCTTTTACGAATGCCACACATAGCTCCTCATTGCCATCATACCCACAACAATATTCAAAGGCCATCGTGTTAGTTATAGATGCACTTAGATACGATTTTGTTGCTCCCCAGCCCAACTCCCATCTTGCATACCACAATAAGATGCCATTTGTGCAGAGTTTAATAAATGACTATCGGCATCAAACAAGACTCTATAAATTCATTGCTGACCCTCCAACTACAACGATGCAAAGATTGAAGGGTCTCACCACAGGCAGCTTACCAACATTTGTTGATGCAG GCTCAAATTTTGCCAGTTCTGAGATCAATGAAGACAATATTATCCAGCAATTGATAAACAATAACAAGTCTGTCGTGTTTATGGGTGATGACACCTGGGAAAGTCTTTTCCCTGGAAG ATTCTTGCGAAGTTATCCTTTTCCATCATTCAACGTATTCGATTTGCATACAGTGGATAGGGGTGTCAAGAAACACCTCCTACCAGAGATAAAAACAGAGGACTACTCTTTGCTCATTGGCCATTTCTTAGGGGTGGACCACTGTGGTCACCGGTACTCTCCAGACCACCCTGCAATGGCTAATAAGCTCACAGAGATGGATGATGTGATCAG GTCTGTCGTAGAGAATCTGGACAATGACACGATTCTCATTGCGCTTGGTGACCATGGTATGACCAAGACTGGTGACCACGGTGGAGATAGCCAGCCAGAGGTCAACTCAGCGCTTCTTCTCCACTCTATGCGACCGGAAGTTTGGTCAGAAGACCAA GTTTTGAAGCAAGTTTCACAAATTGACTTGGTCCCCACTCTCGCTCACTTACTAGGTGTTCCTGTGCCATACTCTAATCTCGGTGCTCTAATAACAGAGGTGGCATTTGAACATAAGGCTGTGGATGCTGATATGTTGCTCCTTAAGGCTCTTGCAGCCAATCAAAATCAGATATCAAATTATCTCTCGCATTACAATCAG ATATCCAACGATCTGCCTGGACCAGAGATGGCGGTTTTGGATGAGATGGAAAGTAGCATGCAACCATCATCATCAGTCAGTAAACCAGCCAGGCTGAAGCAGGCAGACAGGTACTTGCGATATATGAAGAAGGCCAAAGAGATGTGCCAGAGGGTATGGGCCAAGTTCGACATTAACTTGATGCTGATTGGTTGTCTACAAGTACTGTATACAATACTTCTACACGCCATGTCACTCTGGGGTGTTACCCAGCCCTCCACAACTTACGAAGTGTGCCTGTGCCAACTTGCGTTGACTTTCACCTCATTGGTTGTCTCTTACTTAGCCACACCAGCTCTCTACAGCGCAATTATTCAAAGTTTCCTCTTTACGCTTTGCATCGTCATTTGCTTGTCCAGTAGGCAAAAAGTATGGGGAGCATCGCTTGCTGACCTGTTATCATTGGCCTGTCTTGCTGGTTTGTGTTTATGCTCGCTGTCTAATAGTCTGCTCGTCTATGAGGATAAGTGCTCACACTACCTGACACAGTCAGTCCTATTACTTACCTGGCTGACCCATGTACTTACCATTATCAAGCGTGATCTACCGAAGGGAAAGGATCGTAATAAGTTGTCGACTTGTTTGGTCAAAGTGGGAAAGTCTAACTCTACATACTTGTTATTTAGCCTTAGCATTCTAGTCAGACTTGGACATGTATTCGGGGCATGCAGAGAAGAACAGGACGGCTGCGAGGTCTCTCTATTCTTCACACCTCTCTCCAGCCTGCACGGAGAACTTGGAACATATAAAAGTATACGCTTTTGGTTGATGTCAGTTCCAGCGGTAGTGCTGCCTGTAGCTGCTGTACGGAGAGTGCTGACTGTACGAGGGCATTTAAATGGGCGATCTCCTCTCACTCTTGCTGCCACCTATGCACTTTCAATCATCTCTCTCCTAGTCGTTTTTGATTGGGCTGCTGGGAACGCCATAGCTCTTCAGGTCTGGCAGCGTACGCTGTTTGCACGCgctgtttattttattgttattggaACTGTAATTCTAGCATTTAGTTGGCCTAAGGCTATATACAGTCTTTCAAACAGCTCAAGGACAATTGAATATGATGGTTCTGTCTCCTCGCTCTATAACTACCTCAAAAGGAGCCTGGAAAGCAAGGCTTCCGAGAACTCACACCCCTTGGTTTATGGACTCGGCACTATTTATAGCGCGGTTTATATCATTATGGCTACTACTTTAGCCTTAGTTCTTCTTATGATCGCTGGTGACGGGATGGCCTGCTCTCTCACATTTCTTTTTTGTACACTTTTTCTCTATTTGGATCTCCATCAATCTGTCATAAAGCAACAGA TTGATAGCTCGATATCTAGCGCCCTCTGTTGGTACCTCATCGCCAAGTACTTCTTTTACGCGACGGGGCAGCAGCAGACTATCACGAGCATCCGATGGGACGCTGCTTTTCATGGTTTCGCTCAGGATCACTCCAGTCATATAGTCCCTGCT ATTTTACTATTTGCCAGCACCTTCTCTAGTCAGATACTCTGTAGTCTGCTTCTCCCCATGTTGCTCATCGTCACCGAATCCCCTCAGTCTATAGTTCGGAGTCTCCAGGTTTGTCCACCTCGTTCAATCTCTGGTCTAGGGGAGATAACTCTCGTTGAGCAGGAGCCCGAGACCAGACAGAGGCTTTTACGTTTATTCATTGTCTACCTCCTTTCTCACCTGTGCAAG AGTTTTGCGTCTCTTGGTGCTGCGGTTCTGCTCCGGAGGCACCTGATGGTCTGGAAGATCTTTGCACCTGCATTTATATACGAAGGAGCATCTTTCATAGTGACAAGCTTTGCATGTATCTTATCATATATGCTATTCATGAGAATCACCCACTCGCTTCAGACCTACCTTAGCAAGTTTAGTCTTGTCCATTCCGACTAG